TGTCTAAAAACTCAACAGTCTTTCTCCCTAGCTCTTGCTATTTTGTTGAACAAACAGGAGCTCTGTAGTTCCCCATCAGAATTTGCTTGTTGTGTCCCTGTATtccttttttataagatttatttatttttattggaaaggcagatatacagagagaagagacaggaagatcttccatctgttgattcactccccaagcggccgcaaagggAGGTGCTGTACTtttacccaaagccaggagcctcttccagatctcccatgcggttgAAGGGTttcaaggcctcgggccatccccagctgctttcccaggccactagcaggcagctggatgggaagcggggcgccgagattagaactggcgcccatatgagatcctggcgcatgcaaggtgaggacgtaagccactaggccaccacatggCCCTGCATTCCTCTCTACTTTTATCTCCTATAAAATAGATCTAGACATTCCGGGCATGTTTTTCTTCAGTCATTTGAAAATTTGAGATTTGGGCAATGCGTAATCCAAAAAGATTGTACAATGTTAGGTTCATTTAGAGTCGGGTCACAATATTCACGTTAAATATAAGGCAGTGGCCTCATCTACGGAATCCATCAAAGCAAGTGACCTTTTACTATAACTGAGACTTGGGGACAGAAGTCAGCTCTGGGATGCAGGTAGGGAAGAAGCACCAGTGAATTTACACGGGCCACCTTGTCCACCAGATTTTCTTGCCCCTTTGGCAGTGGATGAAGAAgtgtcctggaggaggaggggagggtgaAGAACTCAAAGGCAAGACTCCGATAGGATCCGCTGAACACTGAGGCTGCGGGAAAGGCTGAGGCACAGAACAGAGCGGGGGATTTCTGAGAGTTCAGGGAACAGCGTGAGTCAGCAAAGCTCAGGACGGGAGCGCATAAAACCTAGCAAAACCAATGTGCTTTATCAGCCGCCTGTCTGTCGGGCGGCTCCCACCAGTGGGAGAAGCGCTTCTCCGCACCCTGATAAGCCTCAAGCTCGCAGGTCCCGCCCCGCCCCAAACCTGGCCTGCGGAGTTCCACCACCCACTACGTAGCGGGAACCACACGTGTGGCTAATCTCTCAGAGCAGGCATGGCGCAGGCGCAGAGAGCCCCTCCGGCACAAGCTGAGCTGCGCTTGCGCACGGCCTTCCGGCGTCGGTGCACCCCACCAGCGGATTCCGCGCCTGCCGCTCCGGGCTTACGTCACCGTTACACTTGCGCTTTGGGAATGGAGGAGCGCGCTTTCCGGGGAGGGTAGAGGGCGGGTCCAGGCCGAGGTCTCAACGCGACTGCGCAGACGGGATGCCTCCTGGAAGATGGCGACCTGCGCCGAGATCCTACGGAGCGAGTTCCCGGAAATTGACGGACAGGTCTTCGACTACGTGACTGGTGAGCTGAACCGAATCAAGGAGCTGGGGAAGCTGAAGAGGAGCTCAGAGTAGGAAAGACTGCGGGAGGGCAGGGCCGGGGACCGCTGCCAGGCCTCTCCTCCGCGTGACCTCTCGTCCCGGACGCCGGTAGGGTCTGCAGCCCCAATTGGGGGCCGCGGGTTCAGGGAGTGAAAGTGCTTGTGTGTCCGCCCCTTCCCATGTTGTCGTTATCCTGCCACGGCCGGCCTAGGTGTGTTGCACAGCGGCAGCGCGGATTTCGAGTCTGTGGATGATCTGGTGGAAGCCGTGGGGGAACTGTTGCAGGAGGTGTCCGGGGACAGCAAGGATGACGCGGGCATCAGAGCCGTGTGCCAGCGCATGTACAACACTCTGCGCCTGTAGGTGTTGGGAGGCCGGGGCCGGGAAGCGGGAGGACGTACGGAGAGCAgcgggaggaggggaagaaagcCGGACCACCACAGGAGGGCTGCTCCTAACTCAGCTGTCTGCCCTGCCCCCTTAGCGCCGAGCCACCAAGTCAAGGAAACAGCCAGGTGCTGCTGGACGCCCCCATCCAGCTGTCAAAGATAACGGAGAGCTACGGTGAGCCAAGGGGAGGCTGCGCCCTGCccttccccagctgcctgcccccaCAGGACTGGGTGCCCCGCGTTTCTGTAGTGAGGACCAAAAACCCCAGGGTGCAGTGAAGCCCTTGAGCTGGGCAACTTACTAATCAATTGCCCGACTCCTCAGAGAAGGAGGTGGTGTGGCCCAACCTCAGCTCCTGTTTCCGTGGGAGTTAGTGTTTTGGCTTCAGGGGAGGGGAGCATCTCAGGAtgctgagacttttttttttagtcattttaaACCTTAGCTTCCTTTCCCTTCAGGGAGAAGGTGACTGCTTTTCTTATCACTTACAGACTGTGACCCCAGACTTCCAGGATTGCTAAAGAGAGAACAGTCCTCGGTGAGCagggggaagaaagggagggtgtgtgtgtgtgcaaggcggAGGTGGGAGGCGGGAGTTGTGTGTAACTATCCCAGGGAGGGTCTCATGGGAATTTCTGGTGCTGGCCCTTCCCCAGTCTTTGATGGGCATGAGTAAGTGGAGAGGGTATCCTTGAGGCACTTTCTCTGGGGATTCCTTTCTGAGCCTGCGCCCTAGGGTGAAGTGGTTTCCTTTGCAACCTCAGACGGTGAACGCCAAGAAGCTAGAGAAGGCCGAAGCGCGCCTGAAGGCCAAGCAGGAAAAACGCTCAGAGAAGGATAGCCTCAAGACCAGCGGCCCTCCGTGCGTTTAGGAAGAAGGGCtctgctgggagcagggcaggggatTCCGGGCACCCAGAGGCACTAACAGCCTTGGTTCTCTGTTCAGAGTCTTGGAAGAGGCATCTGCaagccaggcagggagcaggaaagaGAGTCGGCTGGAATCTTCTGGCAAGAACAAGTCCTATGATGTGCGCATCGAGAACTTCGACGTGTCTTTTGGCGATCGGTGAGGGATTTGCCAACAGGGTGGCACTCTGTTTATTTTTCCAATGAAAGGATCGTCTGGAGAATGGAGCCAAATCCTGCCTCACCTTTCTGTTGGGGAAACTAagcaggtctcccatctgctaccCCTCGCAGGGTACTGCTGGCCGGAGCTGACGTGAACCTGGCGTGGGGCCGCCGCTATGGGCTGGTGGGgcgaaatggcctgggaaagacgaCGCTGCTGAAGATGCTGGCCACCCGGAGCCTGCGGGTACCGTCTCACATTTCCCTGCTGCACGTGGAGCAGGAGGTGGCGGGAGACGACACTCCTGCCCTCCAGAGTGTGCTGGAGAGTGACAGTGTGCGGGAGGACCTGCTGCGGAGGGAACGGGAGCTCAGCAGCCAGATTGCTGCGGGCAGGTGAGGTTCTTCTTTGTCACAGCCCAAAATGCCTGGAGCCGGCCAGAGCCTGGGATGAGGCACCATGGGACACCAATGCTctgctgtctccatctctctctatctcttttaaatttgtttaaattGTTAGGATTGgggcccggcgatgtggcctagcggctaaagtcctcgccttgaaagccccgggatcccatatgggcgccggttctaatcccggcagctccacttcccatccagctccctgcttgtggcctgggaaagcagttgaggacagtccaatgcattgggaccctgcacccgcatgggagacccggaggaggttccaggttcccggcattggatcggcgcgcatcggcccgttgcggctcacttggggagtgaatcatcggacggaagatcttcctctctgtctctcctcctctgtgtatatctggctgtaataaaatgaataaatctttaaaaaaaaaattattaggatTATTCCATTTGTTAGAAAGGCATAGCAATTACAGAGGGGgggaatcttccatcagctagtttgctacccagatggccacaagagcctgggctgagtgggccatgctgaagccaggagcctgaaactccatccgggtctcccatgtgagtggtaaagtcctgggctatccttgactgctttcccaggcacattagtaaggagctggatcagaaatagggcagctgggactggaacctatgctcatatgagatgctggtattgtaggtagaggcttaaccctCTATACCACAGCGGCAGCCCCTGGCCCCCCTCTCTTCCCTCAGTGCTCTGTTCCTTCCACAATGCTCCTACCCCTACTACTTGGGAAGGTTCTTCTTACAGTCTTttcttgtcccagcagctcaTTGGCTAGGGGCCCACTTTGCAGCTGTACAGGATGCTGGAGGACATGCTGCTGGGCTGCCTGGGCTAAGGCTGCTTGCTTTGTCCCTTTCTCTCCAGGGCCGAAGGCACTGAGGCTGCACAGCTGGCAGAAATCTATGCGAAACTGGAGGAGATTGAAGCAGACAAGGCACCTGCCCGGTAAGTAAAAGTCCTCCTTTCTTCTAGTTCCCTTTTTGTCTCCTATGAGTTGTTGTAGCTAGGTTCTTGAATGTCTTCACTCCTAGGGCCTCTGTCATCCTCGCTGGGCTTGGCTTTACTCCTAAGATGCAGCAGCAGCCCACCCGGTGAGTACCCTCACCATTGCTGCTGCTGAACACTGTTGGCCCTGCTCTGGTGAACCGCCACCCCTGACATGTTGCTGTTTGCTTAGGGAGTTCTCGGGCGGCTGGAGAATGAGACTGGCCCTAGCCCGGGCCCTGTTTGCTAGGTAAGCGTCCTGGGCCCCATATCTAGAGCCCCATGGAAGATGGGCCCTGACTCCTGAGGGATCTCAGTGGAGTCAGTGATTTACTTACACCCTGACGCCATGTGTTCTCTTCCACAGGCCAGATCTCCTGCTGCTAGATGGTGAGTTTGACATGGATTCTCCTGACTTTGGGATGAGAAGGGTAGGTAGTGCCTAAGCTCCTAGTTCTGTAGCCCTTCAATCACTTGTGTGTACTCCCCGACTTCTCCAGAACCTACAAACATGTTGGACGTGAGGGCCATCCTGTGGCTGGAGAACTACCTGCAGGTTAGTGCCAACAACTACAGGGaatttggggggcagtggggagaagggaggataTGCTGCTTTGGAGAAACACCTGGGGGCCTGGAAACTGACTGCCCTCCCAAACTGGGCCTTGCCGTCCTGTGCCCCTTCCTCAGACATGGCCCTCCACCATCCTAGTCGTCTCCCACGACCGCAACTTCCTGAATGCCATTGCCACCGACATCATCCACTTGCACAGCCAGCGGTTAGATGGTTACCGCGGTGACTTTGAGACCTTCATCAAGAGCAAGCAGGAGCGGCTGCTCAACCAGCAGCGGGAATATGAGGCCCAGCAGCAGTATCGCCAGCACATCCAGGTGTGCAGTATGCACAGGGCATGCATGGGTGTCAGGAGTTGGTGGGAGTGAGAAAGCTTGACTGGTCTGCCTACACCGTGCCTGCCTTTCCTCCCTCCACAGGTTTTCATCGATCGATTTCGCTATAATGCCAACAGAGCTTCTCAAGTGCAGAGTAAACTCAAGATGCTGGAGAAGCTGTGAGTACTTTGTCCTTGGCTGGGCCCCGGCCCCGGcttgtctctgtgtcttccctCCTTCTGCAGGAGAACAGACTGCTCTGTACTGCTCTTTCAAAGTCTGTCTTACCTGGGCAACGACATACCCACTTCCCTGTTTGCTCACTCGGGGATTGCCCATGAGTAGAGTCAGAACCATGTGACTTTTGGTGTCTGGTTTCTTAGCATCATGTTTTTCAAGGTTCACCTGTGTTGTACTATGGATtaatacttcatttatttttatggctaaATAATATTACAACCATGTAGAGaacacattttgtttgtttctggaggAATTGACATTTGGTTTTCCTTCGTTTTGCTTATTATGAATGATATCGTTATGAATATTTGTGTACAAGTCTTCATGTGGGCATGCGTCTTTACCTTGCATACCTAGGAGTGAGTTTTCTGGATGATGAGATAATTCCATGTGTAGCTTTCTAAGGAAAGCTAGCCTGTTTTCAGAGGGAGCCGCAGCAGGCAGTAGTTCACATTCCTGCCTGCAGCCTAAGAAAGCCTGTTTATTTTCCATAGGCATACCAACAGCTCTTGGCATTTCAGCCATCCTAGTGAAAGGGATACTTTGTTGTGGTTTTGATGTGCTTTTCCTTAATAAGTAACGGACTTGGTCATCATCCTTGAAGCAGCCTTCTTAGAAGTGCCAGTGGGGGAGTGGAACTCAGTGACTTGGCAGCCCACACGTGCTACACCCTGCTGGGACAGCTGTGTTTCAGAGCACAGTGAACCACAAGAATGGGGTTATGTGGGTAGTGTTTAGAGAAGGCTTTTCTGAGTTTTAATCCATGCACATGTTGCGTGTTCAAGAACAGATAagaggctggtgtgatggctcaattggctaatcccttgcctgcaaagctggcactccatatgagcaccggttcgtgtcccggcagctccacttcccatccagctccctgctgtggcctgggaaagcagtggaggatggctcaaagccttgggaccctgcacccatgtgagagacccggaaaaacAGATagttattagaaaagcagagtgagagagacatcttttaaccactggctcattctctacATGACcactgaggagccaggaactccatcccagctGGCAGAGTTCCAAGGACTCTGGCCAccctctgcagccttcccagggacctagattggaagtgaaacagccagaccTCAAATCAGTGCTGTAATATGGAATGCCATATTACAAGCTGTGACTTAACACACACAGGCCCCAGGGTTCATATGTCCATCTCTCCCTGCAGACCAGAACTGAAACCTGTGGACAAGGAATCGGAAGTTGTGCTGAAGTGagtgtggggctgggggtggggtgccgGTGGGCAGCTGTTGTTCCCGGCCACCACCATGGCCTCATCCCCCCCTCCTATAGGTTTCCTGATGGGTTCGAGAAGTTCTCCCCACCAATCCTTCAGCTAGACGAGGTGGATTTCCACTACGACCCTAAGCATGTCATCTTTAgtcgtctgtctgtctctgctgacCTTGAGTCCCGCATCTGTGTGGTATGTTTGCTGTTTGCCCGCCCGACGCACCGACCCCTCTTAGAGCCCAGGGCTCGTGGGATGGTGTGACCTGAGGAAGGTGGTTCCACAGAGggccagcacactgtgttactgATGCTCCCCTAGTCAGGGCGCACTGCAGGTGGGGAGCCTGGTGTGGGGTACTTGTTGACTTCTTAGAGCCACACTTGATCTGAGTTTCGTTAAACCATGGGGCCTTAAGGATTTGGCATGGCCCCAAGGGCCCGGCTGCAGATTCTGACTAGGTCATTTCCTGCCTCACTTATCAGGCAACTCCCTCCTCCTTAAAATGGAGATAACATCTGGCTCCCTTGGTTATTGGGAGCAGTCAGTCCCCAGCACTTAGCGAATGCTAAGTATCAGTTATCAGTTCCTTTTCTAGTTTTACTTTGTATTTCTATACACATCCTTGAAACATCTGgttttggttgctttttttttttttcttttcttcattggaAGGTCACATATACAGTGAGGAAGAACtaccgtctgctggttcactccccaagtggccacaaaggccagagctgagccgatccaaagccaggagtcaggagcctcttctgggtctcctatgcgggtgcagggttccaaggctttgggccgtcctcaactgcttactgctttcccagaccacaaccagggagctgcatgggaagtgaggctgctgagattagaactggcactcatatgggatcccggcatgtgtaaggcgaggactttagctattaggctactgttccaggcccTGGTTTTGGTTGTTGAAGCAGCCGTGGGTACAGCTAGGACCCCTCCTTGCGACCTTCCCTTCCGCATGCACTCTAGCGGGTCATGTTTCTGTAGGTTGGAGAGAATGGAGCTGGGAAATCGACTATGCTGAAGCTGCTCATGGGGGACCTAGCACCCGTCCGAGGTGTCAGGCATGCTCACAGGTAAGACCCAGCCACCTCGCCCTCATCTCCTGACCCTATACAGAAACTGCTTATGAACCTCCTTGGTTGCTGCCTCCATGCGCTCTCACCTTCCCCGTCTGCCCATAGGAACCTGAAGATTGGTTATTTCAGCCAGCAccacgtggagcagctggacctgaACGTCAGCGCCGTGGAACTACTGGCACGCAAGTTTCCCGGTGTGTTAGGGACCTGAGTTGAGGCCAGACGGCAGAGCTGGCCCCTATAGGTCCACCTGCCTTGGGATGGGTGCAGAACGGCCCCTGAACAGTAGGTGTCTGGATGTgggcatttgtttttaaagatacatttatttactggaaagacagagagagctgcatcttctgtcttctgcttcactccccaaatgcctgtgtcaGCCAAGGCTGTcccaggctgaagcttggagtcAGGGACTCCATTCATCCAGGCTTTCCACATGCCTagcaagggctcaagtacttgggctattatCTGCTACcttcgcaggtgcattagcaacagactgggtcagaaacagcagccaggactcaagctgatgGTACAGTAGGGGACgcagatgtcccaagcagcagcctaactCACCACAATGCCCACCAGCAGACACGGATATTGGAGGCAAGgctggaaggagagggagggagccagGCCAAGAATTCACCTGATGCCCCTTTTCTAGGGCGGCCTGAGGAGGAGTATCGGCACCAGCTGGGCCGGTATGGCATCTCTGGAGAACTGGCCATGCGTCCTGTTGCAAGCTTATCTGGGGGCCAGAAGAGCCGGGTGGCCTTTGCCCAGATGACCATGCCCTGGTGAGGCCTCATCTGCTAGCACTCCTGCCCCTGTTTCCTCTTCATGTGCTGTAGAAAATGGTCCTTCCCCCTTGTACCAGGACAGTTTATTTTCTCCCACCCCTTCAGTACTGTAACCATTCATCTGGCTTCTATCTTTCAGTCCCAACTTCTACATTCTGGACGAACCCACCAACCACCTGGACATGGAGACGATTGAAGCTCTAGGCCGCGCACTCAACAACTTCAGGGTGAGTGTGCCTTGGCatcagccctggcccaggccgTGGCGCGCCTCTGTGTACCCTGATTCTTCCCACTTCCCTGTCTTTCAGGGTGGCGTGATTCTGGTGT
This sequence is a window from Ochotona princeps isolate mOchPri1 chromosome 3, mOchPri1.hap1, whole genome shotgun sequence. Protein-coding genes within it:
- the ABCF3 gene encoding ATP-binding cassette sub-family F member 3, translated to MATCAEILRSEFPEIDGQVFDYVTGVLHSGSADFESVDDLVEAVGELLQEVSGDSKDDAGIRAVCQRMYNTLRLAEPPSQGNSQVLLDAPIQLSKITESYDCDPRLPGLLKREQSSTVNAKKLEKAEARLKAKQEKRSEKDSLKTSGPPVLEEASASQAGSRKESRLESSGKNKSYDVRIENFDVSFGDRVLLAGADVNLAWGRRYGLVGRNGLGKTTLLKMLATRSLRVPSHISLLHVEQEVAGDDTPALQSVLESDSVREDLLRRERELSSQIAAGRAEGTEAAQLAEIYAKLEEIEADKAPARASVILAGLGFTPKMQQQPTREFSGGWRMRLALARALFARPDLLLLDEPTNMLDVRAILWLENYLQTWPSTILVVSHDRNFLNAIATDIIHLHSQRLDGYRGDFETFIKSKQERLLNQQREYEAQQQYRQHIQVFIDRFRYNANRASQVQSKLKMLEKLPELKPVDKESEVVLKFPDGFEKFSPPILQLDEVDFHYDPKHVIFSRLSVSADLESRICVVGENGAGKSTMLKLLMGDLAPVRGVRHAHRNLKIGYFSQHHVEQLDLNVSAVELLARKFPGRPEEEYRHQLGRYGISGELAMRPVASLSGGQKSRVAFAQMTMPCPNFYILDEPTNHLDMETIEALGRALNNFRGGVILVSHNERFIRLVCRELWVCEGGGVTRVEGGFDQYRALLQEQFRREGFF